The following are encoded together in the Limanda limanda chromosome 12, fLimLim1.1, whole genome shotgun sequence genome:
- the esr2b gene encoding estrogen receptor 2b, which translates to MASSPELDTDHLPLLQLPEVDSSKACERPSPPAFLPSVYSPPPGMDNHTVCIPSPYAESGHEYDHGPLTFYSQPVLSYGRAPGPPESQSSLCPPLSPSAFWPSHAHATGPSLTLRCPQPLGYGEPGPHGAWLEPKGHGINSSSSIISCNKLPGTRLEGGANSSSCSSAGGKADMHFCAVCHDYASGYHYGVWSCEGCKAFFKRSIQGHNDYICPATNQCTIDKNRRKSCQACRLRKCYEVGMMKCGVRRERCSYRGPRHRRGGPQPRDPTGRALVRVGLGPRAPRLLHMETPLAPFAPPPQASHVHHSAMSPEEFISRIMEAEPPEIYLMEDMKKPFTEASMMMSLTNLADKELVLMISWAKKIPGFLELSLADQIHLLKCCWLEILMLGLMWRSVDHPGKLIFSPDFKLNREEGQCVEGIMEIFDMLLGATSRFRELKLQREEYVCLKAMILLNSNLCTSSPQTSEELESRSKLLRLLDSVIDALVWAISKLGLSTQQKTLRLGHLTMLLSHIRHVSNKGMDHLSSMKRKNVVLVYDLLLEMLDANTSGGSSGSSSQMSSSPTSDLYSEQQQYPAPPSHLQPGSDRPDHASDHQPPHRPSHDLDRHLQAAPLQATPPPHSLGGTHMESHDYLHPDQWSLDAGDAGSSPPVDPADCLMFDHVLLGSSLEG; encoded by the exons ATGGCCTCCTCCCCCGAGCTGGACACCGACCATCTACCGCTGCTCCAGCTGCCGGAGGTGGACTCCAGTAAGGCGTGCGAGAGGCCGAGCCCCCCGGCGTTCCTGCCCTCCGTGTACAGCCCCCCCCCGGGCATGGACAACCACACCGTGTGCATCCCCTCTCCGTACGCAGAGAGCGGCCACGAGTACGACCACGGACCCCTGACCTTCTACAGCCAGCCGGTGCTGAGCTACGGCAGAGCGCCCGGCCCCCCCGAGAGCCAGTCGtccctgtgcccccccctcaGCCCCTCGGCCTTCTGGCCCTCCCACGCTCACGCCACCGGGCCGTCGCTGACCCTGCGCTGCCCTCAGCCGCTGGGCTACGGCGAGCCGGGTCCACACGGCGCCTGGCTGGAGCCCAAGGGCCACGGCATCAACTCCAGCAG CTCCATCATCAGCTGTAACAAGCTGCCGGGGACCAGGTTAGAGGGCGGAgccaactcctcctcctgctcgtctGCGGGGGGGAAAGCCGACATGCACTTCTGCGCCGTGTGCCACGACTACGCCTCGGGGTACCACTACGGAGTGTGGTCCTGCGAGGGCTGCAAGGCCTTCTTCAAGAGGAGCATCCAGG GACACAACGACTACATCTGTCCGGCCACCAACCAGTGCACTATCGACAAGAACCGGCGTAAGAGCTGCCAGGCCTGCCGTCTACGGAAGTGCTACGAAGTGGGCATGATGAAATGTG GTGTGAGACGTGAACGCTGCAGCTACCGGGGACCTCGCCATCGCCGTGGCGGACCTCAGCCTCGGGATCCCACGGGCCGGGCCCTGGTCCGGGTGGGGCTCGGCCCTCGAGCTCCGCGGCTCCTCCACATGGAGACGCCTCTCGCCCCCttcgcccccccgccccaggCGAGCCACGTGCACCACTCGGCCATGAGCCCGGAGGAGTTCATCTCCCGCATCATGGAGGCCGAGCCTCCGGAGATCTACCTCATGGAGGACATGAAGAAGCCCTTCACCGAGGCCAGCATGATGATGTCCCTCACCAACCTGGCAGACAAGGAGCTGGTGCTCATGATCAGCTGGGCCAAGAAGATCCCTG GGTTCTTAGAGCTGAGTCTTGCAGATCAGATCCACCTGCTGAAGTGCTGCTGGCTGGAGATCCTGATGCTGGGCCTGATGTGGAGGTCGGTGGATCATCCTGGAAAACTCATCTTCTCTCCGGACTTCAAACTCAACAG ggaggagggtcagtgtgtggagggCATCATGGAGATCTTCGACATGCTGCTGGGAGCCACGTCTCGGTTCCGGGAGCTGAAGCTTCAGAGGGAAGAGTACGTCTGCCTGAAGGCCATGATCCTCCTCAACTCCA ATCTGTGCACCAGTTCCCCTCAGACCTCcgaggagctggagagcaggagcaagctgctgcggctgctggaCTCGGTCATCGACGCTCTGGTCTGGGCCATTTCCAAACTGGGCCTGTCCACCCAGCAGAAGACCCTGCGCCTGGGACACCTCACCATGCTGCTGTCACACATCCGACACGTCAG taACAAAGGCATGGACCACCTCTCCAGCATGAAGAGGAAGAACGTGGTGCTGGTGTACGACCTCCTCCTGGAGATGTTGGACGCCAACACATCCGgcggcagcagcggcagcagcagccagatgTCCTCCTccccgacctctgacctttactctgagcagcagcagtaccCTGCCCCCCCGTCTCACCTGCAGCCCGGCTCGGACCGGCCCGACCACGCCTCCGACCACCAGCCTCCGCACAGACCGTCCCACGACCTGGACCGACACCTGCAGGCGGCGCCGCTCCAGGCCACGCCTCCGCCTCACAGTCTGGGCGGGACCCACATGGAGAGCCACGA TTACCTGCACCCGGACCAGTGGTCGCTGGACGCCGGGGACGCCGGCTCCTCCCCCCCCGTGGATCCGGCCGACTGCCTCATGTTCGACCACGTCCTGCTGGGATCCTCGTTGGAGGGATGA